From Candidatus Acidulodesulfobacterium acidiphilum, a single genomic window includes:
- the rplK gene encoding 50S ribosomal protein L11, which translates to MAVKKVQAMVKLQIVGGKANPAPPVGPALGQHGVNIMEFCKQFNERTKSQEGTVIPVVLTVYADRSFDFILKTPPASVMLKQAAGIEKGSKEPNKNKVAVLKRAKVMEIAKIKMPDLNANDLTPAMKIIEGTARSMGIDITD; encoded by the coding sequence ATGGCGGTAAAGAAAGTTCAAGCAATGGTTAAATTGCAGATTGTCGGGGGCAAAGCAAATCCGGCTCCTCCCGTCGGACCTGCTTTAGGTCAGCATGGCGTTAATATAATGGAATTTTGCAAACAATTCAACGAACGCACTAAATCGCAGGAAGGTACGGTTATACCGGTAGTACTGACTGTTTATGCAGACAGATCATTCGATTTTATTTTAAAAACTCCGCCCGCTTCCGTAATGTTGAAGCAGGCAGCAGGAATAGAAAAAGGTTCAAAAGAGCCGAATAAAAATAAGGTTGCGGTTCTTAAAAGGGCTAAGGTAATGGAAATAGCCAAAATAAAAATGCCCGACCTGAATGCAAACGACTTAACGCCGGCGATGAAGATTATTGAAGGAACGGCAAGAAGCATGGGCATAGATATTACCGATTAA
- the nusG gene encoding transcription termination/antitermination factor NusG encodes MPKKWYAVHTYSGFEDNVKLALEERIVSSGLKKYFGDIIVPKEDIIEKTAKGGKKKIKRKFFPGYIFIRMNVNTDSWHLLKATPKVTGFVGDQLNPMPVDESEMGKIVAQITEGIKRPKAKIEFSKGDGVKITEGPFSGFNGIINEIKPDKSKLEVLVSIFGRATPVELDFTQVERN; translated from the coding sequence ATTCCGAAAAAATGGTATGCCGTCCATACTTATTCCGGTTTTGAAGATAACGTTAAGCTGGCGTTGGAAGAGAGAATTGTTTCCAGCGGTTTAAAAAAATATTTCGGCGATATAATTGTTCCAAAAGAAGATATAATCGAAAAAACCGCAAAAGGCGGAAAGAAAAAAATAAAAAGAAAATTTTTCCCCGGTTATATTTTTATAAGAATGAACGTGAATACCGATTCTTGGCATCTTCTTAAAGCGACTCCGAAAGTAACCGGTTTTGTAGGAGATCAGCTAAATCCTATGCCCGTCGACGAATCTGAAATGGGAAAGATAGTCGCACAGATAACCGAAGGAATCAAGAGACCTAAAGCAAAAATCGAGTTTTCCAAGGGGGACGGCGTTAAAATTACGGAAGGTCCTTTCTCTGGTTTTAACGGTATAATTAATGAAATTAAACCCGATAAAAGCAAATTGGAAGTTCTTGTATCGATATTCGGCAGAGCAACGCCGGTCGAATTGGATTTTACCCAGGTAGAAAGAAATTAA
- the secE gene encoding preprotein translocase subunit SecE: MKKSKQYLYEVRAELSKIVWPERDKATKTTYVVLIFIVLVTAFLGLTDIFFSKIFSYFFQI; this comes from the coding sequence ATAAAAAAAAGCAAACAATACCTGTATGAAGTCAGGGCGGAATTAAGCAAGATAGTATGGCCTGAAAGAGATAAAGCGACTAAAACTACTTACGTCGTGTTAATTTTTATCGTACTTGTCACGGCTTTTCTTGGTTTAACCGATATATTTTTCTCAAAAATATTTTCGTATTTTTTTCAAATTTAA
- the rpmG gene encoding 50S ribosomal protein L33, which produces MREIITLACGECKQRNYTTTKNKKLSSEKLSVKKYCKFCKTHTEHKETK; this is translated from the coding sequence ATGAGAGAAATAATAACGCTGGCATGCGGCGAATGCAAGCAAAGAAACTATACAACCACTAAAAATAAAAAACTTTCTTCGGAAAAATTATCCGTAAAAAAATATTGCAAATTTTGTAAAACTCATACGGAGCACAAAGAAACAAAATAA